In the genome of Xanthobacteraceae bacterium, one region contains:
- a CDS encoding SDR family oxidoreductase: protein MSEAVTVVTGASGGIGEELAYCAAKAGRKVVLVARSADKLAAVAAKIEAAGGKQAVAIAADLSDRQAGNALAAALKERDFKVAELVNNAGYGLTGRIEKLDAADQLGIVDLNCRTLTDLTLRFLPEIIAAKGGVLNVASTAAFQPGPNMAVYYASKAYVLSFSEAIWFELRGRARVTALCPGPVPTGFAARATKGETIGLMKLSMTDAGYVAETGWRAFERGKRVVIPGLLNKFAAFGTRFAPKSLLLGIAARFSRAERQP from the coding sequence ATGAGCGAAGCGGTTACGGTTGTCACCGGCGCATCCGGTGGCATCGGCGAAGAGCTTGCTTATTGCGCGGCGAAAGCGGGGCGCAAGGTCGTGCTGGTCGCGCGCTCCGCGGACAAGCTCGCGGCGGTCGCGGCTAAGATCGAAGCGGCGGGCGGCAAGCAGGCGGTGGCGATAGCGGCCGATCTCTCGGACAGGCAGGCGGGCAACGCGCTTGCTGCCGCGCTGAAAGAGCGCGATTTCAAGGTCGCCGAACTCGTCAACAACGCGGGATACGGTCTTACCGGGCGCATCGAGAAACTCGATGCCGCGGACCAGCTTGGCATCGTCGACCTGAACTGCCGCACGCTGACCGATCTCACCCTGCGTTTCCTGCCGGAGATCATCGCGGCGAAGGGCGGCGTGCTGAACGTCGCTTCCACCGCCGCATTCCAGCCCGGCCCGAACATGGCGGTCTATTACGCGAGCAAGGCCTATGTGCTCTCGTTTTCGGAAGCGATCTGGTTCGAACTGCGCGGCCGTGCGCGCGTCACCGCGCTTTGTCCCGGTCCGGTGCCGACCGGCTTCGCCGCACGGGCGACCAAGGGCGAAACCATCGGGCTGATGAAACTCTCGATGACCGATGCGGGCTATGTCGCGGAGACGGGGTGGCGCGCATTCGAGCGCGGAAAGCGGGTCGTCATCCCCGGCCTGCTCAACAAGTTCGCGGCGTTCGGCACGCGCTTCGCGCCGAAGTCCCTGCTGCTCGGCATCGCGGCGAGGTTTTCGCGGGCGGAAAGGCAGCCATGA
- a CDS encoding GNAT family N-acetyltransferase: MSTVLIELRRARTEDSAALAETHDEAWMSAYRGLIPGPELEKLVQRRGASWWDAAIRRGSRIVLFNFGDEIAGYANYGRNRAKSLPYTGEIYELYLKPEYQGLGFGSRLFATARRDLIQSGQTSLVVWALSGNEAAVNFYKALGGKPVARSTERFGNKVLDKVAFGWAR, from the coding sequence ATGAGTACGGTCCTGATCGAACTCCGCCGTGCCCGCACCGAAGACTCTGCGGCGCTTGCGGAAACCCACGACGAAGCCTGGATGAGCGCCTATCGCGGCCTCATCCCCGGCCCCGAACTCGAGAAGCTCGTGCAGCGGCGCGGCGCTTCGTGGTGGGATGCGGCGATTCGGCGCGGCTCGCGGATCGTGCTGTTCAACTTCGGCGACGAGATCGCGGGCTACGCCAACTACGGCCGCAACCGCGCGAAAAGCCTGCCCTATACCGGCGAAATCTATGAGCTGTACCTGAAGCCCGAATATCAGGGCCTCGGCTTCGGCAGCCGCCTGTTCGCCACCGCCCGCCGCGACCTCATCCAGTCGGGCCAGACCAGCCTCGTGGTGTGGGCGCTCTCCGGCAACGAAGCAGCCGTGAACTTCTACAAGGCACTCGGCGGCAAGCCGGTCGCGCGCTCCACCGAGCGCTTCGGCAACAAGGTGCTCGACAAGGTCGCCTTCGGCTGGGCGCGCTGA
- a CDS encoding site-2 protease family protein, whose amino-acid sequence MWSLTVARVYGTAVRIHVTFLLFLVWIWYAYYRQGGTSAAWEGVIFVSLLFFCVLLHEFGHVFAARRYGVKTPDITLWPFGGIASLERIPDKPWQEFVVAIAGPLVNVAIAAALIAYLGFTSVDVQSLARIEDPKTSMIVKLAGANIFLVLFNLIPAFPMDGGRVLRALLATRFSFARATEIAAMVGQAFAVLFGILGIFTNPMLLVIAVFVFLAASAETGQAQLRDVSRGAVVADAMITQFQSLNTQSTINDAVEALIHTTQKEFPVVDGAGTLRGVLTRDAMIKALKEKGPDAPVLEAMQADIPVVPARAMLEAAIKALTESGAPAVGVVDGAGRLAGLLTAENLGEMMLVHAARPQTFAGPWSRKAN is encoded by the coding sequence ATGTGGTCGCTGACCGTCGCGCGCGTTTACGGCACCGCCGTCCGTATCCACGTCACGTTTCTCTTGTTCCTCGTCTGGATCTGGTACGCCTATTACCGGCAGGGCGGCACGAGCGCCGCGTGGGAAGGCGTGATCTTCGTCTCGCTGCTTTTCTTCTGCGTGCTGTTGCATGAGTTCGGCCATGTCTTCGCCGCGCGCCGTTACGGCGTGAAGACGCCGGACATCACGCTCTGGCCGTTCGGCGGCATTGCTTCGCTGGAACGCATTCCCGACAAGCCATGGCAGGAATTCGTGGTCGCCATCGCCGGGCCATTGGTGAACGTCGCCATCGCCGCCGCGTTGATCGCATATCTCGGCTTCACCAGCGTGGACGTGCAATCGCTGGCGCGCATCGAGGATCCCAAGACCTCGATGATCGTGAAGCTGGCGGGCGCGAACATCTTTCTGGTGCTGTTCAATCTCATTCCCGCCTTCCCGATGGACGGCGGCCGCGTGCTGCGCGCGCTGCTCGCCACGCGCTTTTCCTTCGCGCGCGCCACCGAAATCGCCGCGATGGTCGGTCAGGCCTTTGCCGTGCTGTTCGGCATCCTCGGCATCTTCACGAATCCCATGCTGCTCGTGATCGCGGTGTTCGTGTTCCTCGCCGCGTCCGCCGAAACCGGGCAGGCGCAGCTTCGCGACGTCTCGCGCGGCGCGGTCGTGGCCGACGCCATGATCACGCAGTTCCAGTCGCTCAACACGCAGTCCACCATCAACGACGCCGTCGAAGCGCTGATCCACACCACGCAGAAGGAATTTCCCGTGGTCGACGGTGCGGGGACGTTGCGCGGCGTGCTGACCCGCGACGCCATGATTAAAGCGCTCAAGGAAAAGGGGCCGGATGCCCCGGTGCTGGAGGCGATGCAGGCCGATATTCCGGTCGTTCCCGCGCGCGCCATGCTGGAAGCCGCGATCAAGGCGCTGACCGAATCCGGCGCGCCCGCGGTCGGCGTGGTCGATGGCGCGGGCCGCCTTGCCGGGCTGCTGACCGCCGAGAACCTCGGCGAGATGATGCTGGTTCACGCCGCCCGGCCCCAAACCTTCGCCGGACCCTGGTCGCGGAAGGCCAATTAA
- a CDS encoding glutamine amidotransferase, translated as MSEPKKILTILHQEHSNPGRVGRRLMERGFVLDIRKPCLGDPLPETMEDHVGAVIFGGPMSANDDNEGIKREIDWCEVPLKEDKPFFGICLGAQMLAKKLGAKVDYHREGLTEIGYYPIVPTDEGRRFVEWPSHMYQWHREGFDLPSGATRLASSDTYENQAFRFGRAAFGVQFHPEVTHRMMCRWTTMAAHRLELPGAQGREDHFSGRYQFDRGVLAWLEHFLDRWTALMNSPGEDSQNANSLAKCEAPR; from the coding sequence ATGAGCGAGCCGAAAAAGATCCTCACGATCCTTCATCAGGAGCACTCCAATCCCGGCCGGGTCGGGCGGCGATTGATGGAACGCGGTTTCGTGCTGGACATCCGCAAGCCCTGTCTCGGCGACCCGCTTCCTGAAACGATGGAAGATCACGTTGGCGCAGTGATCTTCGGCGGGCCGATGAGTGCGAACGACGACAACGAAGGCATCAAGCGCGAGATCGACTGGTGCGAAGTGCCATTGAAAGAAGACAAGCCGTTCTTCGGCATCTGTCTTGGCGCGCAGATGCTGGCGAAGAAGCTCGGCGCGAAAGTGGATTACCATCGCGAAGGACTGACCGAGATCGGCTACTACCCGATCGTGCCGACGGACGAAGGCCGCAGGTTCGTCGAGTGGCCGAGCCATATGTACCAGTGGCATCGCGAGGGCTTCGACCTGCCGTCCGGCGCGACGCGGCTGGCATCGAGCGACACCTACGAAAACCAGGCGTTCCGGTTCGGCCGCGCGGCGTTCGGCGTGCAATTCCACCCCGAAGTCACGCACCGCATGATGTGCCGCTGGACCACCATGGCGGCGCACCGGCTGGAATTACCCGGCGCGCAGGGCCGCGAAGATCATTTCTCCGGGCGCTACCAGTTCGACCGCGGCGTGCTGGCATGGCTGGAGCATTTTCTGGATCGCTGGACTGCGCTGATGAATTCGCCCGGCGAAGATTCGCAAAATGCGAATTCGCTCGCGAAATGCGAAGCCCCGCGCTGA
- a CDS encoding DMT family transporter — protein sequence MTRIRADLLLLACAAIWGFAFLFQKSAMAHIGPLTFVAARGLLAALVLLPLALLEQRNAKAAPGKPVVFIGIVAGMAFVVASFLQQSGLKTAWVTNTAFLTALYVVATPFISFAFTRQAVSLPIWTAVGLSFAGTWLLGGGTLGGLGLGDWLVAASAFFWALHLVIASAAAPLNRPVLFSVIQFAVVGVTALIAALVAESITLEGLRAAAPDILYVGVLSTALTFTILTMALRATSPAEAAILVMTETLFAAFGAWLFLNERLTPLSAAGCAAILAAAMIVQLQQARNNKEERGVRDGS from the coding sequence ATGACCCGCATCCGCGCCGACCTGCTGCTGCTCGCTTGCGCCGCGATCTGGGGATTCGCGTTCCTGTTCCAGAAATCCGCGATGGCCCATATCGGCCCGCTTACTTTCGTCGCTGCGCGCGGCTTGCTTGCAGCGCTCGTCCTGCTGCCACTTGCGCTGCTCGAACAACGCAACGCGAAGGCCGCGCCGGGCAAACCGGTCGTCTTCATCGGCATCGTGGCCGGCATGGCCTTCGTCGTTGCTTCGTTCCTGCAACAGTCGGGCCTGAAGACAGCTTGGGTAACGAACACCGCATTCCTCACCGCGCTCTATGTGGTGGCAACGCCGTTCATCAGTTTTGCATTCACGCGGCAAGCGGTGTCGCTTCCCATCTGGACCGCGGTCGGATTGTCTTTCGCCGGCACCTGGCTGCTTGGCGGCGGCACGCTCGGCGGACTTGGCCTCGGCGACTGGCTGGTCGCGGCTTCCGCGTTCTTCTGGGCACTGCATCTCGTGATCGCAAGCGCCGCCGCGCCGTTGAACCGTCCGGTTCTGTTTTCCGTGATTCAGTTCGCTGTGGTGGGCGTTACCGCACTGATCGCGGCGCTCGTAGCCGAATCCATTACGCTGGAAGGACTGCGCGCCGCCGCGCCCGACATTCTTTATGTCGGCGTGCTCTCGACCGCGCTCACCTTCACGATCCTTACGATGGCGCTGCGCGCAACGTCGCCAGCCGAAGCCGCGATTCTGGTGATGACGGAAACGCTGTTCGCAGCGTTCGGGGCGTGGCTGTTCCTTAACGAGAGGTTAACGCCGCTCAGCGCCGCAGGGTGCGCAGCGATTCTCGCAGCAGCGATGATCGTGCAGTTGCAACAGGCGCGGAATAATAAGGAAGAGCGTGGAGTGAGGGACGGCAGCTAG
- a CDS encoding argininosuccinate synthase yields MSKSVKKVVLAYSGGLDTSIILKWLQTTYGCEVVTFTADLGQGGELAPAREKALRAGIKEENIFIEDVREEFVRDYVFPMFRANAQYEGLYLLGTSIARPLIAKKQIEIARKTGADAVSHGATGKGNDQVRFELGYYALEPGIKIIAPWREWEFKGREELLTFARNHQIQITKDKEGEAPFSVDANLLHSSSEGKVLEDPNVEAPNIVYQRTISPMEAPDKATTVKIGFEKGDAVSIDGQKLSPAALLTKLNQLGHDNGIGRLDLVENRFVGMKSRGVYETPGGTILLAAHRAIESITLDRGAAHLKDEIMPRYAELIYNGFWFSPEREMLQALIDKSQEHVEGEVTLKLYKGNVLMAGRVSPKSLYSSTLVTFEDDKGAYDQKDAEGFIKLNALRLRTLGQRNKKK; encoded by the coding sequence ATGAGCAAGAGCGTAAAGAAGGTCGTGCTCGCCTATTCCGGCGGTCTCGACACCTCGATCATCCTGAAGTGGCTACAGACGACCTACGGCTGCGAGGTCGTGACTTTCACCGCCGATCTCGGCCAAGGCGGCGAGCTTGCCCCCGCGCGGGAGAAGGCGCTGCGCGCAGGCATCAAGGAAGAAAACATCTTCATCGAGGACGTGCGCGAGGAATTCGTGCGCGATTACGTCTTCCCGATGTTCCGCGCCAATGCGCAGTATGAGGGTCTCTATCTTCTCGGCACTTCGATTGCGCGCCCGCTGATCGCGAAGAAGCAGATCGAGATTGCGCGCAAGACCGGCGCCGACGCGGTTTCCCACGGCGCCACCGGCAAAGGCAACGATCAGGTGCGCTTCGAGCTTGGCTATTACGCGCTCGAACCCGGCATCAAGATCATCGCGCCGTGGCGCGAATGGGAGTTCAAGGGCCGCGAGGAACTGCTCACCTTCGCGCGCAACCACCAGATTCAGATCACGAAGGACAAGGAAGGCGAAGCGCCGTTCTCGGTAGACGCGAACCTTCTGCACTCCTCGTCCGAAGGCAAGGTGCTGGAAGACCCGAACGTCGAAGCGCCGAATATCGTCTACCAGCGCACCATCTCGCCGATGGAAGCGCCCGACAAGGCGACGACGGTAAAGATCGGTTTCGAGAAGGGCGACGCCGTTTCCATCGACGGCCAGAAACTTTCTCCCGCTGCGCTGCTGACCAAGCTCAACCAGCTTGGCCACGACAACGGCATCGGCCGCCTCGATCTCGTCGAGAACCGTTTCGTCGGCATGAAGTCGCGCGGTGTCTATGAAACGCCCGGCGGCACGATCCTGCTCGCGGCACACAGAGCAATCGAAAGCATCACGCTCGACCGCGGCGCGGCGCACCTCAAAGACGAGATCATGCCGCGCTATGCGGAGCTGATCTACAACGGCTTCTGGTTCTCGCCGGAGCGCGAGATGTTGCAGGCGTTGATCGACAAGAGCCAGGAGCATGTCGAGGGCGAAGTCACGTTGAAACTCTACAAGGGCAACGTGCTGATGGCCGGCCGCGTCTCGCCGAAGTCGCTCTACTCGTCCACGCTCGTTACTTTCGAGGACGACAAGGGCGCCTACGACCAGAAGGACGCCGAAGGCTTCATCAAGCTGAACGCGCTCCGCCTGCGCACGCTCGGCCAGCGCAACAAGAAGAAGTGA
- the typA gene encoding translational GTPase TypA, whose product MNLRNIAIIAHVDHGKTTLVDRLLQQAGTFRANEKVTERAMDSNDLERERGITILAKATSILWNDIRINVVDTPGHADFGGEVERILNMVDGVIVLVDAAEGPLPQTKFVVSKALKMGLKPIVAINKVDRPDARANVVAGEVFDLFAALDATEEQLDFPILYGSAKQGWMAPSLEGPKDSMKPLFDLVVKHVPAPKVEEGEFKMLATILEANPYLGRILTGRITAGTVKPNQTVKVLSRDGKLLENGRVTKVLAFRGLERQPVEEAEAGDIVAIAGLTQANVADTICSPNVMEAIPAQPIDPPTLAMTFRVNDSPLAGTEGDKVTSRMIRDRLFREAEGNIALKISESSGKDSYEVAGRGELQLGILIETMRREGFELSVARPRVVLSKDEATGEMMEPIEEVVIDVDEEHSGVVVQKLSERRGEMMDMRPSGGNRLRLVFHVPTRGLLGYQNELLTDTRGTAVLNRIFHEYAPYKGDIPGRRNGVLISNDQGEAVAYALWNLEERGPMMIEPGWKVYRGMIIGEHNRDNDLEVNVLKGKKLTNIRTQSKDEAVRLTPPIRMTLEKALAYIGEDELVEITPKSIRLRKILLDPNDRKREERKREAENAA is encoded by the coding sequence ATGAATCTCCGGAACATCGCGATCATCGCGCACGTCGACCATGGCAAAACCACGCTGGTCGACCGTCTCCTGCAACAGGCCGGTACCTTCCGCGCAAACGAGAAGGTCACCGAGCGCGCCATGGACTCCAACGACTTGGAGCGCGAGCGCGGCATCACCATTCTCGCGAAGGCGACCTCGATCCTGTGGAACGACATCCGCATCAACGTGGTCGATACGCCGGGCCACGCCGATTTCGGCGGCGAGGTCGAGCGCATCCTCAACATGGTCGATGGCGTGATCGTGCTGGTCGATGCCGCCGAAGGTCCGCTGCCGCAGACCAAGTTCGTGGTGTCCAAAGCACTCAAGATGGGGCTGAAGCCCATCGTCGCCATCAACAAGGTCGATCGTCCGGACGCCCGCGCCAACGTAGTCGCGGGCGAAGTTTTTGATCTGTTCGCCGCGCTCGACGCGACCGAGGAACAGCTCGACTTCCCGATCCTCTACGGTTCGGCGAAGCAAGGCTGGATGGCCCCTTCGCTCGAAGGCCCGAAGGACTCGATGAAGCCGCTGTTCGATCTGGTGGTGAAGCACGTGCCCGCGCCGAAGGTGGAGGAAGGCGAGTTCAAGATGCTTGCCACCATCCTCGAAGCGAACCCGTATCTCGGCCGCATCCTCACCGGCCGCATCACCGCCGGCACCGTGAAGCCGAACCAGACCGTGAAAGTGCTCTCGCGCGACGGCAAGCTGCTCGAAAACGGCCGCGTGACCAAAGTGCTCGCGTTCCGTGGCCTTGAGCGCCAGCCGGTCGAGGAAGCCGAAGCGGGCGACATCGTCGCCATCGCCGGCCTGACGCAGGCCAACGTCGCCGACACCATCTGCTCGCCGAACGTGATGGAAGCGATCCCCGCGCAGCCGATCGACCCGCCGACGCTGGCGATGACTTTCCGCGTCAACGATTCCCCGCTCGCGGGCACCGAAGGCGACAAGGTCACAAGCCGCATGATCCGCGACCGCCTGTTCCGCGAAGCCGAAGGCAACATCGCGCTCAAGATTTCCGAAAGCTCCGGCAAGGATTCTTACGAGGTCGCGGGCCGTGGCGAATTACAGCTCGGCATCCTGATCGAAACCATGCGCCGCGAAGGCTTCGAGCTTTCGGTGGCGCGTCCGCGCGTCGTGCTCTCGAAGGACGAAGCGACCGGCGAAATGATGGAGCCGATCGAGGAAGTCGTGATTGACGTCGACGAGGAACATTCCGGCGTCGTCGTGCAGAAACTCTCCGAGCGCCGCGGCGAGATGATGGACATGCGCCCGTCCGGCGGCAATCGCCTGCGCCTCGTATTTCACGTGCCGACGCGCGGCCTGCTCGGCTACCAGAACGAACTGCTCACCGACACGCGCGGCACCGCCGTACTGAACCGCATCTTCCACGAATACGCACCCTACAAGGGCGACATTCCGGGCCGCCGTAACGGCGTGCTGATCTCGAACGATCAGGGCGAAGCGGTCGCTTATGCGCTGTGGAACCTCGAAGAGCGCGGCCCGATGATGATCGAGCCGGGCTGGAAGGTGTATCGCGGCATGATCATCGGCGAGCACAACCGCGACAACGACCTCGAAGTGAACGTGCTCAAGGGCAAGAAGCTCACCAACATCCGCACGCAGTCGAAGGACGAAGCGGTGCGCCTCACGCCGCCGATCCGCATGACGCTGGAAAAGGCGCTCGCCTATATCGGCGAGGACGAACTGGTCGAGATCACGCCGAAGTCGATCCGGCTGCGCAAGATCCTGCTCGATCCGAACGACCGCAAGCGCGAGGAGCGCAAGCGCGAAGCCGAGAACGCCGCCTGA
- the folD gene encoding bifunctional methylenetetrahydrofolate dehydrogenase/methenyltetrahydrofolate cyclohydrolase FolD, producing the protein MSAKILDGKALADEVRAKVAAAVPGIAAKLGRKPGFAAVLVGEDPASQTYVRSKEKATLEAGMASFEHRLPEGTSEKDLLALIAKLNADESVDGILVQLPVPKHIDTARVIEAIDPAKDVDGFHPVNVGRLAAGLPALVPGTPLGCILLAKKAHASLAGMEAVVLGRSNIVGKPLAQLLLAENATVTIAHSRTKNIEEVCRRADVLCVAIGKPQFVKADWIKPGATVIDVGINRVAGADGKSKLVGDVAFDEASKVAGWVTPVPGGVGRMTVACLLVNTLRAACARAGIEAPKL; encoded by the coding sequence GTGAGCGCGAAAATTCTCGACGGCAAGGCGCTCGCGGACGAAGTCCGCGCGAAAGTCGCGGCGGCGGTGCCGGGCATTGCCGCGAAGCTGGGGCGCAAGCCGGGCTTTGCCGCCGTGCTGGTCGGCGAAGATCCCGCGAGCCAGACCTACGTGCGCAGCAAGGAGAAGGCGACGCTGGAAGCCGGGATGGCTTCGTTCGAGCATCGCCTGCCGGAAGGCACTTCGGAAAAAGATTTACTCGCGCTGATCGCGAAGCTGAACGCCGACGAAAGCGTGGACGGCATCCTCGTGCAGTTGCCGGTGCCGAAGCACATCGACACCGCGCGCGTGATCGAGGCGATCGACCCGGCGAAGGACGTCGATGGATTCCATCCGGTGAATGTTGGACGGCTGGCGGCGGGCCTGCCCGCGCTGGTTCCGGGCACGCCGCTGGGCTGCATCCTGCTTGCGAAGAAAGCGCATGCTTCGCTCGCGGGCATGGAGGCGGTGGTGCTGGGCCGCTCCAACATCGTCGGCAAGCCGCTCGCGCAACTGTTGCTCGCGGAGAATGCGACGGTGACCATCGCGCATTCGAGGACGAAGAATATTGAAGAAGTTTGCCGCCGCGCGGACGTGCTTTGCGTCGCAATCGGCAAGCCGCAATTCGTGAAGGCGGACTGGATCAAGCCGGGCGCGACCGTGATCGACGTCGGCATCAATCGCGTGGCGGGCGCGGACGGCAAGAGCAAACTGGTCGGCGATGTCGCCTTCGACGAAGCGAGCAAGGTTGCCGGATGGGTCACGCCGGTGCCGGGCGGCGTCGGGCGGATGACGGTCGCGTGCTTGCTGGTGAATACGTTGCGCGCGGCTTGCGCGCGTGCGGGGATCGAAGCGCCGAAACTCTAA
- a CDS encoding DUF167 domain-containing protein yields MPGKPWRPAADGVSLDVRVTPKASRDGIDGVETLADGRAILKLRVRALPSEGEANEAVIALLAKSLRLPKSSLVLERGAGSRIKTLRISGDAAALVAALEAAVTKTQEKR; encoded by the coding sequence ATGCCCGGCAAGCCGTGGCGGCCCGCGGCTGACGGCGTGAGCCTCGATGTGCGCGTGACGCCGAAAGCGTCGCGCGACGGCATCGACGGCGTGGAGACGCTCGCGGACGGCCGCGCGATTTTGAAACTGCGCGTGCGCGCGCTGCCGAGCGAAGGCGAGGCCAACGAAGCGGTGATTGCGCTGCTCGCGAAATCGTTGCGGCTGCCGAAATCTTCGCTCGTGCTTGAGCGTGGAGCGGGGTCCCGTATAAAGACGCTCAGGATTTCCGGCGATGCGGCGGCGCTGGTCGCCGCGCTGGAAGCGGCGGTGACGAAGACGCAGGAGAAGCGGTGA
- a CDS encoding AAA family ATPase yields the protein MEITGEFENALRQVKQNRRSLFVTGRAGTGKSTLLRHLRSGCANAAVVAPTGIAALNVGGQTIHSFFRLPPRLIQPQDIKPRRNAAILKKLEFLIIDEVSMVRADLMDAIDLTLRMNRNRPSEPFGGVCTIMFGDLHQLPPVVSDKEILRYLNTTYGGAYFFNAPAFRESGFGYVELTKKFRQTDPAFSSLLDCVATRTIDEFQLDALNGLVKPFEQLANREDFVILAPDNETVFDLNNRFLRALTGEPHVFEAEVKGTFDEGSYPTDASLRLKPGAKVVILRNDPAKRWVNGTVAVISEIANGKVWMKIRGVEYEIERAAWEKISHEYDEKKNAIVQKVTGSFHQFPLRLAWALTIHKSQGMTLDNVYLDLARGAFAHGQTYVALSRCRSLNGLALARPLRPADIIFDPAALGYRDTFGVSA from the coding sequence ATCGAAATTACCGGCGAGTTCGAGAACGCGCTGCGGCAGGTGAAGCAGAACCGCCGCAGCCTGTTCGTCACCGGCCGCGCGGGCACCGGGAAGTCCACGCTGCTGCGCCATCTTCGTAGCGGTTGCGCGAATGCAGCCGTGGTCGCGCCCACCGGCATTGCCGCGCTGAATGTCGGCGGCCAGACCATCCACTCTTTCTTCAGGCTGCCGCCACGGCTGATCCAGCCGCAGGACATCAAGCCGCGTCGCAACGCGGCGATCCTGAAGAAACTCGAATTCCTCATCATCGACGAAGTCTCGATGGTGCGCGCCGATTTGATGGATGCGATCGACCTCACGCTCCGCATGAACCGCAACCGGCCGAGCGAGCCGTTCGGCGGCGTCTGCACCATCATGTTCGGCGACCTGCATCAGCTTCCTCCCGTCGTTTCCGACAAGGAAATTCTCCGCTACCTGAACACGACCTATGGCGGCGCGTATTTCTTCAACGCGCCCGCGTTCCGGGAAAGCGGCTTCGGTTACGTCGAACTCACCAAGAAATTCCGCCAGACCGACCCCGCATTCTCCAGCCTGCTCGATTGCGTGGCGACGCGAACCATCGACGAATTCCAGCTCGACGCGCTGAACGGCCTCGTGAAGCCGTTCGAGCAACTCGCCAACCGCGAGGATTTCGTGATCCTCGCGCCCGACAACGAAACCGTTTTCGATCTGAACAACCGCTTCCTCCGCGCGCTCACGGGAGAGCCGCACGTATTCGAGGCCGAGGTGAAAGGCACGTTCGACGAAGGGTCTTACCCGACCGATGCTTCGCTACGCTTGAAGCCGGGCGCAAAGGTGGTCATTCTCCGCAACGATCCGGCGAAACGCTGGGTCAACGGCACCGTCGCCGTCATCTCGGAGATCGCGAACGGCAAAGTGTGGATGAAAATCCGCGGCGTCGAATACGAGATCGAACGCGCGGCATGGGAGAAGATCAGTCACGAATACGACGAGAAGAAAAACGCCATCGTGCAGAAGGTCACGGGATCGTTTCACCAGTTCCCGCTCCGCCTCGCATGGGCGCTGACGATTCATAAAAGTCAGGGCATGACGCTCGACAACGTCTATCTCGATCTCGCGCGCGGTGCGTTCGCGCACGGACAAACCTATGTCGCGTTGAGCCGGTGCAGATCGCTGAACGGTCTCGCGCTGGCGCGGCCGCTGCGGCCCGCCGACATCATCTTCGATCCCGCCGCGCTCGGTTATCGCGACACCTTCGGCGTGAGCGCCTGA
- a CDS encoding YggT family protein, with the protein MVLTIVQILQFLITVYIYVLIAAAILSWLIAFDIVNRYNQYARMFSVALYRLTEPPLRPIRNLLPNLGGLDISPVILIIVLIIIRDILLPKLV; encoded by the coding sequence TTGGTCCTCACCATCGTTCAGATTCTTCAGTTCCTGATCACGGTTTACATCTACGTGCTGATCGCGGCCGCGATCCTGTCGTGGCTGATCGCGTTCGATATCGTCAACCGCTACAACCAGTATGCGCGCATGTTCTCGGTCGCGCTGTACCGGCTCACCGAGCCGCCGCTTAGGCCGATCCGGAACCTGCTGCCCAATCTCGGTGGCCTCGATATTTCGCCGGTCATCCTCATCATCGTTCTCATCATCATCCGCGACATCCTGCTGCCGAAGCTGGTCTGA
- a CDS encoding 2-hydroxychromene-2-carboxylate isomerase, whose translation MATLDFFYEFASTYSYPAAMRIDDLALDYDLEVNWRPFLLGPIFKAQGWDTSPFNVYPDKGRYMIRDLERITEAQGLPKFKMPKTFPAHTLLPARAALCLQGEMRAAFSRAVYDAEFAHGADIADPKVIGKVLQSLGEDAAKIFEKVNTQPVKDLLREQTEAAQQLKVFGAPAFVTGGGELFWGNDRLEMALEWAARA comes from the coding sequence ATGGCCACGCTCGACTTCTTCTACGAATTCGCCTCGACCTATTCGTATCCCGCCGCAATGCGGATCGACGACCTCGCGCTCGATTACGACTTGGAGGTGAACTGGCGGCCGTTCCTGCTCGGCCCGATCTTCAAGGCGCAGGGCTGGGACACTTCGCCCTTCAACGTCTATCCGGACAAGGGCCGCTACATGATCCGCGACCTGGAGCGGATTACTGAAGCGCAGGGCCTGCCGAAGTTCAAAATGCCGAAGACGTTTCCGGCGCATACGCTTTTGCCCGCGCGCGCCGCGCTCTGCCTGCAAGGCGAGATGCGCGCGGCGTTCTCGCGCGCGGTCTATGACGCGGAGTTCGCCCATGGCGCGGACATCGCCGATCCGAAGGTGATCGGGAAAGTCCTGCAATCGCTCGGCGAGGACGCCGCGAAGATTTTCGAGAAGGTGAATACGCAGCCGGTGAAGGATTTGTTGCGGGAGCAAACCGAAGCCGCGCAGCAGTTGAAAGTCTTCGGCGCGCCCGCGTTCGTCACCGGAGGCGGCGAATTGTTCTGGGGCAACGACCGGCTGGAAATGGCGCTGGAGTGGGCGGCGCGCGCTTAG